The following is a genomic window from Sulfitobacter pontiacus.
CGCGAACTCCGGCATGGTGCAGTTCAAAAACCTGTTTACCGGCGTTGAAACCCGCGATTATTCGCGTGCGACAACAGCGCAGAAATGCGTGCGCGCCGGGGGCAAACATAATGACCTTGACAATGTGGGCTATACGGCGCGCCACCATACCTTCTTTGAAATGCTGGGGAATTTCAGCTTTGGCGACTATTTCAAGGCCGAGGCCATCGCCTTTTCATGGGAGCTGATTACCAAAGAACTGGGCATTGATCCCAACCGTCTTTACGTGACCGTTTACCATACCGACGACGAGGCTGCGGACATCTGGAAGAAAGTCGCCGGGCTGCCGGACGACCGGATTATTCGCATCGCGACAGATGACAACTTCTGGATGATGGGGCCGACCGGCCCTTGCGGCCCATGCTCCGAGATTTTTTACGACCACGGGGATCATATCTGGGGCGGCCCTCCCGGATCGCCAGAGGAAGACGGCGACCGGTTTGTCGAGATCTGGAACCTCGTTTTCATGCAGTATGAACAGTTCGAGGATGGCAGCCGCACCGCACTGCCGAACCAATCGATCGACACGGGCATGGGGATCGAGCGGGTCGCGGCGCTGCTGCAGGGCACGAACGACAACTATGCCACCGACCTGATGCGCAACCTGATCGAAGCGAGCGCCCATGCCTCCAGCACCGATCCGGATGGTCCGGGCAAGACGCACCACCGCGTGATCGCCGACCACCTGCGGTCGACCTCCTTCCTAATCGCGGACGGGGTGATGCCGTCGAACGACGGGCGGGGTTATGTGCTGCGGCGGATCATGCGCCGGGCCATGCGTCACGCGCATTTGCTGGGGTTGAAGGACCCGTTGATGCACCGCCTTGTGCCCGAACTGGTGCGTCAGATGGGCGGGGCCTACCCCGAGCTGGGGCAGGCGCAGTCACTGATTACAGAGACACTGCTGCTGGAAGAAACGCGCTTCAAACAAACGTTGGACCGCGGTCTGAAGCTGCTGGATGACGAACTCAAGGGCCTGCCCGCCGGTGCCGATCTGCCGGGCGAGGCCGCGTTCAAACTCTATGACACCTATGGCTTCCCGGTCGATCTGACCCAAGATGCCTTGCGCGAACAGGACCGCAAGGTTGACCTTGAAGGCTTCAACGCCGCGATGGATGCGCAAAAGGCCAAGGCGCGTGCCGCATGGTCCGGTTCGGGCGAAGCGGCGGATGCGACCGTTTGGTTCGATGTGGCCGAAAAATCCGGCACCACCGATTTTCTGGGCTATGATACCGAAACCGCCGAGGGGCAGATCGTTGCGCTGATCCAGGACGGTGCGCAGGTGGCCGAGGTGAAACAGGGCGACGCCGTTCAGATCGCGCTGAACCAGACACCGTTTTATGCCGAAAGCGGCGGTCAGGTCGGGGACACCGGCACGATCAAAACCGACAGTGGCGTGGTCACGGTGACCGACACGCGCAAGACCGCGGGCGTTTTCATCCATATCGGCGAGGTGACGGAGGGCACAGTCAAGACCTCTCAGGCCGCGGTCTTGGATGTGGACCACGCGCGCCGGACATCGATCCGTGCGAACCACTCTGCCACACACCTGCTGAACGAGGCGCTGCGCAATACCTTGGGGGATCACGTGATGCAGCGTGGCTCTTTGAATGCGGCGGATCGTTTGCGTTTTGATTATAGCCATAACCACCCGATGACGGCCGACCAACTGGCCGCGGTCGAGGAAGAGGTGAACAGCTACATCCGCCAGAACACCGCCGTGGAAACCCGGATCATGACCCCGGATGACGCGCGCGAGATGGGGGCGCAGGCGCTCTTTGGCGAGAAGTATGGCGACGAGGTGCGGGTTGTTTCAATGGGCCGCGAGGCCGGTTCGGGCAAGGGCGCGGACAAGCAGACCTATTCGCTGGAACTCTGCGGTGGTACCCACGTCCGCCAGACCGGCGACATCGGGGCCTTTGTGCTATTGGGCGATAGCTCCAGCAGTTCGGGCATCCGCCGGATCGAGGCGCTGACCGGCACCGAAGCCCTCAAGTGGCTGCGCACGCAGGAAACCGCGTTGACCCGCGTCGCGGCAGAGCTCAAGACCTCGACTGCGGATGTGCCCGATCGCGTCCGTGCCCTGCTGGACGAACGCCGCGCCTTGGCGAATGAGGTCGCTCAGCTGCGCCGCGAGCTGGCCATGTCGGGCGGTAGCGATGCCGGTGCCGCGGCCCCGCGCGAGTTGAACGGGATCAAGTTCATCGCGCAGGTGGTCAACGGTGTGACCGGCAAGGATCTTCCCGCGCTGATCGATGAACATAAGGCCAAGCTCGGGTCCGGTGCGGTGCTGCTGATCGCTGATGCCGACGGCAAGGCAGCGGTCGCGGCGGGTGTCACCGCCGATCTGGCCGCCACGATCTCGGCGGTTGATATCGTCAAGACAGTCGTTGCCGAACTGGGCGGCAAGGGTGGCGGTGGCCGTCCTGAAATGGCCCAAGGCGGTGCCAAAGATGTCGCAAATGCCGAGGCCGCGATTGCCGCAGCCGAAAATGTTCTGAAAGGATAAACGATGCCCGCTTTGTGGATTGCACATGTCACGGTTACTGACGAGGACGCCTACGGTAAATACGCCAAACTCGCTGGCCCCGCCATCGCGGCGCATGGGGGCAGCTTTCTGGCCCGTGGTGGCCGCTTCGTGCAGCTTGAAGGCAAGGAACGCCCGCGCAATGTTGTGGCCCGTTTCGCCTCTGTCGAGGATGCGGTCGATTGCTACAACTCCGACGCCTACCAAGAGGCGCTGAGCCACGCCAAAGACGCGTCAGAACGCGAACTGATGGTCGTAGAGATCGACGGCTAAGCCCAGCTGGCCAAGCCCGCACCCAAGCTCTTATCAGCGGCCAAGCAAGGCCGCTGACCCCATCAAACCTCCCCCCACACATCACCAGACATAAAAAAAGCAGGGCAAAACCAGCCCCGCTTTCCAAATGGTATAAAATCCTGGGGTCCGGGGCAAAGCCCCGGTCCAGCGTCGCTTTGTTTACGCCGACTTTGCCATCCGTTTCCGCTCGTGCGGGTCCAGATAGCGCTTGCGCAGACGGACTGCGTTTGGCGTGACTTCAACCAGCTCGTCGTCATCGATATAGGCGATGGCTTCTTCCAGGCTCAGGGTCATGGGCGTGGTCAGACGGACGGCCTCGTCGGTGCCCGAGGCGCGGACGTTGGTCAGCTTTTTGCCCTTTAGCGGGTTTACCTCAAGATCGTTTTCACGGCTGTGTTCGCCGATGATCATGCCGGTATAGACGTCAGCCTGTGCGCCGATCATCATCTTGCCGCGTTCTTCAAGGTTCCACAGGGCGAAGGCCACCGAGGTGCCGTTCTCCATCGAGATCAGGACGCCCGCGCGACGGCCGGGAATCGTTCCTTTGTGCGGTGCCCAGGAATGGAACACGCGGTTAATGACGCCTGTGCCGCGTGTGTCGGTCAGGAATTCACCGTGGTACCCGATCAGCCCGCGCGACGGGACATGGGCGATGATGCGGGTTTTGCCGGCGCCGGCAGGTTTCATTTCAACCAACTCGCCCTTACGGGTGCCAGTGATCTTTTCGATGACCGCGCCGGAGTATTCGTCATCCACGTCGATGGTGGCTTCTTCGATGGGCTCGTGACGCACACCGTCGATCTCCTGGAACAGAACCTGCGGGCGCGAGATCGAAAGCTCGAACCCTTCGCGGCGCATGTTCTCGATCAGAACGCCCATTTGCAATTCGCCACGACCGGCAACCTCGAAGGCGTCGCCGCCGGGGGTATCGGAGATTTTGATCGCGACGTTGGATTCGGCTTCCTTCATCAGGCGCTCGCGGATCACGCGGGACTGGACTTTCTTGCCGTCACGACCGGCCAGCGGGCTGTCGTTGATGCCGAATGTCACGGTGATGGTGGGCGGATCGATCGGCTGGGCAGGGATGGCTTCGTTCACCGATGTATCGGCCAGCGTGTCGGCCACGGTTGCCTTGGACATACCGGCGATGGAAACGATGTCACCTGCTTCGGCCACGTCGATGGCTGTCTGCTCTAGCCCGCGGAAGGCGAGGATCTTGGTGCAGCGGAAGTTTTCAATCAATTTGCCGTCGCGCGACATCGCCTTGATGCTTTGGCCGGCTTTCAGCGTGCCTGTTTCCACGCGACCGGTTAGCAGACGGCCCAGGAAGGGGTCACCGCCCAATGTGGTTGCCAGCATGGTGAAGGGCTTGTCGGCGTTTTCGATCTGCTTGGGCGCAGGCACATGCTTGAGCACAAGCTCGAACAGCGCGCTAAGGTCTTTGCGCGGGCCGTCCAGCTCTGCATCGGCCCAGCCGGAGCGGCCAGAGGCGTACATATGCGGGAATTCAAGCTGTTCGTCGGTCGCGTCAAGGCTGGCGAAAAGGTCGAAGCATTCGTCAAGCGCGCGGTCAGGCTCGGCGTCGGTCTTGTCGACCTTATTCAGCACGACGATCGGGCGCAGGCCTAGCTTCAGCGCTTTGGAGGTCACGAATTTGGTCTGGGGCATCGGGCCTTCAGCCGCGTCGACCAGCAGGACAACACCGTCGACCATCGACAGGATGCGTTCCACCTCGCCGCCAAAGTCGGCGTGGCCGGGCGTGTCGACGATGTTGATGCGTGTGTTGTTCCAGACGACCGAGGTCGGCTTGGCAAAAATCGTGATGCCGCGCTCGCGCTCCAGATCGTTGCTGTCCATCGCGCGTTCGGTTGTGGCCTGGTTTTCGCGGTAGGTGCCGGATTGTTTCAGAAGCTCGTCAACCAGCGTCGTTTTGCCGTGGTCAACGTGAGCGATGATTGCGATGTTACGCATGTCCATTGGGGTATGCCTTTGATACGGGAGGGGGCCGCGCACGCTCTCGCACCGCAGCATTTGCGCAGCGCTTACCGTGCCCGGCATCAGAAAGCTAGCCCTAAAGGCGATTAGCCGCCGGTGCCTGTGTCTTCTGTGCTGTCGCGGCGGTCGTCGATGGGCAGCGGTTCATTAAAGGTCAGCGTGCGATAGGGGAAGGGGATCTCGATGCCCGCATCATCCAGCGCGCGTTTGACGGCGGCCACGACTTTGTCACGGCTGCTGCGGATGTCGATGGGGCGCGAGCCGGTCCACCATGTGACCTCGAAGTTGATTGCGCTATCCGCGAATTCCTGCGCAAAAATCTCGACGTCGCGCACGTCGTCGCGTACCGCATCCACACCGCGCACCGCATTGGCGATCACGTCGCGCGCGGCATCCACATCCTCGCCGTAGGCCACGCCGCAGATCACCGTGGTCCGGCGCACATCGCGGGCAGTACGGATGGTGACGGGGTTCTTGAAGAACATCGCGTTCGGGGCGACCACAAGCTGCCCGTCGGTCTGGCGCACATGGGTATCGCGGATCGTAATCTCTTCGACCTGACCCTCGAACCCTTCGCATTCGATGTAATCCTCCACCGCGAAGGGCTCGCGGATCAGCAGCAAGATACCGGCAAGGAAGTTTTCGAACACATCCTTGAAAGCGAAACCGATGGCGACACCGCCCACACCCAGGGCGGTCAGCGCCTTGCCGGGGGTGATTGTGGGAAAGGCGATGGTCACCGCGATCAGCACCCCGAAGAGCCACATGCCCACCACGATCAGCATCATGATCACGTCGACAAGCGACCGCCGCATATGGGCGCGGCGCAGGGCACCGGGCACGACGGCCTGAACGATGCGGATGATGGCCCAGAGAAAACACAGGAAAACGATCGACAGGATAAGCTGCGGCAGGACGCTCCAGAACCCGATGGCGTAGCCTTCTAGCTGATTGCGCAAAGGGTCGGGGAGGGTGCCCCAAACGGAGCTTAGTGAGTCTAACATGCGGCGCTTTCGGTCGTTGCGTTACACGCTAACGCCTAAAAGCAGCGGCAGGTTCCGAGAAAGCGCGCGTCAGTGGGTGGCACTGTGGGAAAACAGGTGGATGACCAGCACGCCGCCGATGATCATCGACAGGCCCACCACGGCGGCGAGGTCGAGCTTTTGTCCGAACACGATATAGCCGATGCCCGCGATGCAGACGATGCCAAGGCCCGACCAGATTGCATAGACGATCCCCACGGGCATCACCTTGAGCGTCAGCCCCATCAGGTAAAAGGAAATCGCATAGCAGACGACGACGCCGACGGAGGGCCAAAGCCGCGTAAACTGTTGCGAGGCTTGCAAAGCGCTGGTGCCCAACGTCTCTGTCAGGATCGCGATCATCAACCAAAAGTAATGCATATCCTGACGCCCCCGTTGCTGCTTTCCGGACCAGTCCTGCGGCGGTCACGGGCCGGTGTCAAGAGCGGTGCTGGGTGCTATACGCCTGCGGATCAGGTCGCGATATAGCGGTCGCGGCGGTGGTTGAAGGTGATGATCAGGTTCAGCACCAGTGCCCCAAGCAGCGAATAGCCCACGACAGAGGCTGGAAACAGGAACAATGCGACCGAAAAGATCACGGCGTCGGTGATCAGCTGGACCCATCCGGCTTT
Proteins encoded in this region:
- the alaS gene encoding alanine--tRNA ligase, with translation MKTLNDIRSTFLGYFEKQGHSIQPSSPLVPRNDPTLMFANSGMVQFKNLFTGVETRDYSRATTAQKCVRAGGKHNDLDNVGYTARHHTFFEMLGNFSFGDYFKAEAIAFSWELITKELGIDPNRLYVTVYHTDDEAADIWKKVAGLPDDRIIRIATDDNFWMMGPTGPCGPCSEIFYDHGDHIWGGPPGSPEEDGDRFVEIWNLVFMQYEQFEDGSRTALPNQSIDTGMGIERVAALLQGTNDNYATDLMRNLIEASAHASSTDPDGPGKTHHRVIADHLRSTSFLIADGVMPSNDGRGYVLRRIMRRAMRHAHLLGLKDPLMHRLVPELVRQMGGAYPELGQAQSLITETLLLEETRFKQTLDRGLKLLDDELKGLPAGADLPGEAAFKLYDTYGFPVDLTQDALREQDRKVDLEGFNAAMDAQKAKARAAWSGSGEAADATVWFDVAEKSGTTDFLGYDTETAEGQIVALIQDGAQVAEVKQGDAVQIALNQTPFYAESGGQVGDTGTIKTDSGVVTVTDTRKTAGVFIHIGEVTEGTVKTSQAAVLDVDHARRTSIRANHSATHLLNEALRNTLGDHVMQRGSLNAADRLRFDYSHNHPMTADQLAAVEEEVNSYIRQNTAVETRIMTPDDAREMGAQALFGEKYGDEVRVVSMGREAGSGKGADKQTYSLELCGGTHVRQTGDIGAFVLLGDSSSSSGIRRIEALTGTEALKWLRTQETALTRVAAELKTSTADVPDRVRALLDERRALANEVAQLRRELAMSGGSDAGAAAPRELNGIKFIAQVVNGVTGKDLPALIDEHKAKLGSGAVLLIADADGKAAVAAGVTADLAATISAVDIVKTVVAELGGKGGGGRPEMAQGGAKDVANAEAAIAAAENVLKG
- a CDS encoding DUF1330 domain-containing protein — encoded protein: MPALWIAHVTVTDEDAYGKYAKLAGPAIAAHGGSFLARGGRFVQLEGKERPRNVVARFASVEDAVDCYNSDAYQEALSHAKDASERELMVVEIDG
- the typA gene encoding translational GTPase TypA, encoding MDMRNIAIIAHVDHGKTTLVDELLKQSGTYRENQATTERAMDSNDLERERGITIFAKPTSVVWNNTRINIVDTPGHADFGGEVERILSMVDGVVLLVDAAEGPMPQTKFVTSKALKLGLRPIVVLNKVDKTDAEPDRALDECFDLFASLDATDEQLEFPHMYASGRSGWADAELDGPRKDLSALFELVLKHVPAPKQIENADKPFTMLATTLGGDPFLGRLLTGRVETGTLKAGQSIKAMSRDGKLIENFRCTKILAFRGLEQTAIDVAEAGDIVSIAGMSKATVADTLADTSVNEAIPAQPIDPPTITVTFGINDSPLAGRDGKKVQSRVIRERLMKEAESNVAIKISDTPGGDAFEVAGRGELQMGVLIENMRREGFELSISRPQVLFQEIDGVRHEPIEEATIDVDDEYSGAVIEKITGTRKGELVEMKPAGAGKTRIIAHVPSRGLIGYHGEFLTDTRGTGVINRVFHSWAPHKGTIPGRRAGVLISMENGTSVAFALWNLEERGKMMIGAQADVYTGMIIGEHSRENDLEVNPLKGKKLTNVRASGTDEAVRLTTPMTLSLEEAIAYIDDDELVEVTPNAVRLRKRYLDPHERKRMAKSA
- a CDS encoding mechanosensitive ion channel family protein; the protein is MRNQLEGYAIGFWSVLPQLILSIVFLCFLWAIIRIVQAVVPGALRRAHMRRSLVDVIMMLIVVGMWLFGVLIAVTIAFPTITPGKALTALGVGGVAIGFAFKDVFENFLAGILLLIREPFAVEDYIECEGFEGQVEEITIRDTHVRQTDGQLVVAPNAMFFKNPVTIRTARDVRRTTVICGVAYGEDVDAARDVIANAVRGVDAVRDDVRDVEIFAQEFADSAINFEVTWWTGSRPIDIRSSRDKVVAAVKRALDDAGIEIPFPYRTLTFNEPLPIDDRRDSTEDTGTGG
- a CDS encoding multidrug efflux SMR transporter produces the protein MHYFWLMIAILTETLGTSALQASQQFTRLWPSVGVVVCYAISFYLMGLTLKVMPVGIVYAIWSGLGIVCIAGIGYIVFGQKLDLAAVVGLSMIIGGVLVIHLFSHSATH